DNA sequence from the uncultured Ilyobacter sp. genome:
CCCCCTGAAGATAGTCTATCTCATTTTTTACCTCTTGGTATCTTTTGAGATTAAACTCAAAACCCCGTTTTAACTTATTATACTTTTTATAATATCTGTCTAGATTTTCCTTAGGTGAAAAATTTGGATTCAGAATGATAGTCGTCTCACAGTTGTTGTAAAAATCAAAGAGCACCGCTTCTTTCTGTCCTCTTTTTATAGAGTAAAGATTTGCTGCTAGAATATCACCTATCTCCTTTGATTTTTCATGCTTTCTATTTTTATCCATCTCTTTTTCTAGAATCTTCAGGGTACGCTTATTTTTTTTGATCTCTTTTTCCACAACATTCAAGAGAGAGGAATAGAGATTATTATAAGATTCCGATGATTTTGTAGCCTCTATATAAAAATTTATCATCTTATTTATAGTCTCAAACTCCTCTTTCCTGTCAAAATCAGCATTTTTAACCTGAAAAACCGAGGCTAGGGTTATTTTTCTGTTTTTATAGTAAACAGTGGGAGTTCCTTTATTGTTTAACACTTCAAAAAAATCAGAAGTTGTTTCTATTGCTTTGGCAGCAACCATTCCAAGTCCCTCTATACTCTTTACCATCTCCTTTGGTCTGCCTATCATCTCTTCAAGTTTTTCCCGAGGTATGTCAGCAGGCGAGATTTTCTTCTCAGTTACAGGCTGAGAATACTTGGCTCCTGGCAAGAGGACCCTAAGCTTATTTTCCTCGAGAGAGAATTTTTTCATAAGATCTAGTATCTCCCCATCCTTAGCAGTTAGAATAAGGTTGCTGTGTTTACCCATTATCTCAAAGTAGAGCATATACTCCTTGTACTCCCCCAGCTCATTTAATTTTCTAAATTTAAAAACTAGTATCCTGTCATACCCAAGCTGACTCACCTCTGTAATTATAGAGTTCAAGAGGTATTTTCTTAGATTCAGAGAGAAACTCATAGGGGTTTCCGGTGCATTTTCCTTGTTGTCTTTCAGATAGCACACAGGAAGAGAGGCGTTGCATGAAAAAAACATATTCAGCTTCCCAAAAAAAATCGAGGTTGAAAGTCTGCTGTATTGGAAAACCTTGGTTATTTTTCTACCTGTTAGAACCTCTGATAGTTCATCTTTGAGTTTATTTATAGATATGCCGTCTAAATATAGCACTTTACCATCTCCTTTTCAGAAAAAAAAGAACTTACCTCAGAAAGGTAAGTTATGATTCTTTTTTAACCGCTATTAAATTTTTTGCATCTAAAGCGTTGATCTCTAAAAGAGAGCCGTCCTCTTTTTCCACAGTTATAGTTTTATGATTATTAGAAATTATTTTTATTACACTGTATATCTCTATACCATGATCCTTGAAAAAAGCCCTTATAATAGGTGTTCCTTTTATATCAATGACACTCACAAGATAGTTCTTTGGAAAATCAGTTATAGGATTTGGCTTAAAATAATCTATTTTTTCCCGCAGGTTTTTCAAGATCTTTTCAAAAACATCTACAAAAACTTCAATATCTTTAGAATCAATGTTTTTTGTTATACTAGACATGATCATATTGTGATAGTTTGTATGGTAATTTAGAGCTTCGTCACCCTTTCTAGACAGGGATACAAAAACTTTTCTTCTGTCAAGGTCTGATCTCATCCTATTGATAAAGCCTTTTTCACTAAGTTTTGAAATGGCTACTGTTGCTGTTCCCATGGTTATGCCGAGCCTGTCAGAAAGTTCATTCATGGTTAGAGAGTCACTTCCGATGGCTTCGATAACATGTAGTTCAGTATGAGTAAGACATTTTATTCCCTGTTTTAGAGCAAGATCCTCAGTTTCATAAAAAAGCTTGTAAAAATCTTCTAAAACTATATTAACCTTTTCTAAAACCATTAAACTCACCTACTTTTTTAGACTTTCTATTCTCTCCTTGTAATCTCCAGAGAAAACGTAAGAACCAGCTACAAAAACATTGGCTCCAGCTTCTATACAATCTTTCACAGTTTTATCAGTTATACCGCCATCCACCTGGATATCTATGTCTGCATTCATAGATCTTACCTCTTTTATTTTATCAAGAGTGGAAGGGATGAATTTTTGTCCCCCGAAACCAGGGTTTACAGACATGAGAAGAACCATATCCAGTTCATCTATGATGTACTTTAAAGACTCCACAGACGTTGCAGGATTTAGAGAGACTGCGGCTTTTACACCATGAGCCTTTATCTGCTGTATCGTTCTGTGAAGATGTGTTGTAGATTCTGCATGAACTGTGATGAGGTCGGCACCTGCCTTTACAAAATCATCAATATATCTTTCAGGGCTTTCAATCATAAGATGTACGTCAAAACAAAGATCTGATTTATCTCTTATGGATTTTATCACCACTGGTCCAAATGATATGTTTGGGACAAACATCCCATCCATAACATCAATATGTATCATGTCAGCTCCAGCTTCAGTTATAGAGGTAATTTCCTCTCCTAATTTACTAAAATCCGCTGAAAGAATAGACGGAGCTACCTTTATCATAATTTATTCCACCTTTCAAGTTTTAATTTTTCATAACATCTCAGAAAAAACTCATATCTTTCCTTTGAGATCAACCCATTTTCCACGGCATTTTTCACAACACATCCAGGTTCATTTACGTGGATACAGTTTGAAAACTTGCACGGTTTACCCAAGTCAAATTCAGGGAAAAGGTCTATAAGTTCCTGTACATTTTCTATCTCTGGAAGATCAACTGAGGAAAATCCAGGAGTATCTATTACAAAGCCTTCCTCTTTTAAGGGAAGTAAAGTTGTCGCCCTTGTTGTATGCTTTCCTCTTTTTAACTTTCTGCTGGTTTCACCTACTTTTAAGGTGACTCCTTCTTGCAGAAGATTTAATATACTAGATTTACCCACGCCACTTGGGCCTCCAAAGGCAGTGACATGACCCTTTATATAGGATTTTACTTCCTCTATACCGATGTTTTCTGCCGTAGAGACAAAGAACAGATCGATATCAAGAGCCTTCAGATATTGGAGGTTGTTTTTTATCTCCTCTATATCAGACTCTTCTACAAGGTCTATTTTATTTATTATTATCACAGGTTTTATCCTATAATAATAGGAATTAAGTATCAGAATATTTATTCTTTCATAATCAAGTTTTGGGTCCATAGCAGAAAACTGTATTACAATATAGTCTATATTTGCAACTAGCGGCCTGTGAATTATATTTTTCCTCTCATAGACCTTAGTAATAGAGTAGTCTTCAGAAAACTCCACTATATCCCCTACAATACAATTATCTTTTCTGTCGGTTTTCTTTAGTATTCCCCTCAGACGACATTCATAAGTCTGCCCCTGACTCTCTACATAATAGAACCCCTGCATTTTTGTAATGACTATGCCTTTAATGATAATTCACCTCTATCTATTGATTATTACATCTACAACGGTTCCCTCAAATGTCATTATTCCCGGCTGGATTCCGCTGTCTACGATAATTCCACTTTCCAATTCAGTGTTTTGTATATACTCTATATTTCCCATTATTAAATTTTTAGATTTGAGCAGACGCTTTCCTGTAGAGATGTCAACCCCTATAAGATCAGGCATTCTAACCTTGGCACCAACCTTTTTCATGTCCACAAGAAAAGAGATCTCCTTATTTCTGTAGACGGTGCTGCCTGCCTCTGGATCTGAAGAGATCACCTGGTTATACACTGCATTCTTCTGTGCATAAGATATATTTTTTAACCTGAGTCCTAGCTTTTCAGCTGTGGCTTTGGCATCAGAAAGATCCATTCCACCAAAATCCGGAACAACTACCTTATCCTGCCCCCGGCTGATCCAAACTTTTATAACTCTTCCTTTTTTTATAACTTTCCCGGCTTTAGGTTCCTGAGAAAAGATTTTACCCTTGTCATACTGGGAATAATCCTCTCCCATCTCTTTTATTTCAAGGGATTCTTTTGAAAGTAATTTTTCAGCTTCAGAAACGCTGAAATTTGAAAGGTCTGGAGTGACAATCAGGAATTCATTAAAGTAATATTTCACAAAAATATTCCCTGAAAAGAATAGGATCGCTATAAGCATCAAAGCTGACGAAATATAAAATCCTCTTTTATTCATTATTCCTCCTGTGTGGTCAAAAATCAAGCAGAAAACTTTATTGAGATCATAACATATAGAAGCCCAAATAGCAATAACTACTTGATAATTCTTGTGTGAAGTGTTAGAATGGGTTTATGATTTTTTTACTTTAGGAGGTAATTTAGTTGTCAAAAAAACCTTGGGATAAAGGAATTTCTAGGAAGATGTATACAGAGGAGCAGATCGCTCAGAGAGTGAAAGAATTAGGTGCTCAGATTACAGCGGATTTTAAGGATAAAGAGGAAGATTTAATAGTAGTTTGTCTGCTAAAAGGATCTATTATGTTTATGGCAGATATCTGCAGAGAGATCAAGCTTCCCATCAAGATGGATTTCATGAGTGTGTCTAGCTACGGAGACGATTTTGAAAGCTCAAGAGAGGTAAAAATAGTAAAAGACCTCGATGAGAAAATCATGGGAAAACATGTGATAGTTGTAGAGGATATAATCGACTCAGGTCTTACACTGAAGAAGGTACTAAAACTTCTCGGAAGCAGGGCACCGGCATCGGTATCTCTTTGTACACTTTTGAACAAAGAGGTCAGAAGAGAGGCAGATGTTGAGGTTCAGTATATTGGTTTTGACATAGAGGACGAGTTTGTACTAGGGTACGGACTTGATTTCAAGCAGGAATACAGAAACATACCTTATGTGGCAGTAATGGGGCCGCTAGATTAATTTTAATTCAAAGAATCCAAGGGAAGAAGTTTGAGGTGTAGTATAAAATGAAAAAACACAAAATCGAGGTAATGATACCGAGAGAAGATATAAAAAGAAAAGTCAGAGAGCTAGGGGAACTTATTGAAAAGGACATCAAAGACAGCGACAACGAGGTTATCTGTATCGGACTTTTAAAAGGTTCTGCAATTTTCATGGCAGACCTTGTACAAAGAATAGACCACCCTGTAAAAATGGACTTTATGAGTGTTTCTAGTTATGGAAGCAGTATGGAAACCTCTGGTGTGGTAAAGATCATCAAAGATGTAGATGAAGATGTGGAAGGAAAGGATATTGTCATTATAGAGGACATTATCGATTCTGGACTTACTTTAAATTACGTGAAAAAATTTCTCTTGTCTAAAGGAGCTGCGTCGGTAAAAATATGCACCCTTTTGGACAAACCATACAGAAGGAAGGCAGAGGTCTTTGTTGATTACGTAGGATTTGAGATCCCAAATGAGTTCGTAGTAGGTTACGGGATTGATTATGCAGAGTTCTACAGAAATCTTCCGTATATTGGTAAAGTAACCCTGTTAGACTAGGACGGAGGAGATATGTCTTTTAAGCATAAAAAAAAGTTTGGTCAGAATTTCCTCACTAATCAAGGTGAGGTCTTAAAAAAAATAATGGAAGTCTCAGGTGTAGAAGAGTCAGATGTGATCCTAGAAATAGGCCCAGGTGAAGGGGCACTTACTGAGCTGCTCTTAGAAGCATCTAGCAAGGTAAACTGTGTAGAGATAGACAGGGACCTAGAAAAAATACTGATTAAAAAATTTGATAAAAATCCAAAATTTAATCTTATTATGCAGGATGTCCTAACTGTTGACTTTGATAAGCAGATAGGAGAAAAGGTAAAAGTTGTGGCAAATATACCATACTATATCACCTCTCCTATAATAAATAAACTTATCGAAAACAGAAAATATGTAGATGAGATCTATATAATGGTCCAAAAAGAGGTGGCAGAGAGAATCTGTGCCAAGTCAGGTAAGGAGAGAAGTACTCTCACCCTTGCAGTGGAATATTTCGGAGATGCCGAATATCTATTTACAATCCCAAAGGAGTTCTTCCAGCCTGTGCCTAAGGTGGACTCTGCATTTATGTCTATAAAGCTTAGAAAGGACAACTCTCGTATAGAGGAGATCCCAGAGGATACTTTCTTTAAATATGTAAAGGCTTCTTTTTCAAATAAGAGAAAGAACCTTCTAAACAATCTCTCTACTCTAGGGATAGCTAAAGATATAGTAAGAGAAAAACTAGAATCAGCTGAAATTGACGGGAAAAGAAGGGCTGAGACCCTTTCCATAGATGAGTTTATGAATTTGATCAGAGTATTTGAAAAATAAGCAAGTGGTCCCCTTTGGGATCGCTTGTTATTTTAGGTATAAAAAGGAGTGTCTCTATGCAGAGTTATGAGTTTTTTGTAGACAGCGAAAAAAGACATATTGATTTTATAAATAAGATTATCGAAGCCTATGAAGGTATAGGAGTTGTAAGAACTCTAGATGCTTCCCTAGGGCTTATAAAGATAATCTGTACAGACGATTTTAAAGATTTTGTGAGAAAAGTTCTAGAAGACTTAGACAGCCGTGGAATAACTGCTAGAATAACTGAAGAGGGCCCTTGGAAAGGTGAACTCTAAGCTGAATCAGGCAGCTACTCTCCACAGGGTATACTACAACGAAACAGACCAGATGGGCAGAGTGTACCACGGAAATTTTGTCAACTGGATGGAAAAGGGCAGGACAGAGTGGCTTAGAAGTAAAGGAATATCGTACAAAGAATTGGAAAATATAGGGGTGTTTCTACCTGTCAAAGATATAGGGATTGAATATTTTCTTCCTGTAGAGTATGATGATGTGGTAAAGATAAATGCCAAGGCAGAGTGTATAACAAGACTAAAAGTAGAGTTTAAGTATGAGATAACCGATGAATCTGGAGAAAGGCTATATGCCAGGGGTAAATCTACAAATATATTCACAGGAAAAAACGGAAAACCAAAAAGAATAGATAATGAGTTTCTAAGTATTATTAGGGAGGAAAAATAATGGAAAAATTAGAAAAGCTTCTTTATTATGTGGTGTCGCAGATGGTAAAAACTGAAACTGATATAAGAATTACATACGAACTTCTTGACGATACTGTTACTTTCAGAGTCAGTGTAGCCGACGGAGAGCTAGGTAAGGTAATAGGAAAGAACGGACTTACTGCAAACGCCATAAGAGGGGTAATGCAGGCTGCAGGAGTAAAAGACAAATTAAATGTAAATGTAGAATTTTTAGATTAAATTATCAGGGGGATATAGATGTCAGATCTTTTGAATGTTGCTAAAATTTCTGGAACTCACCACCTAAAGGGAGCTGTAAAAGTAGTTTCCCATATGGATGATATCGAGCTCCTCATAGGAAATAAAGTAATCGTCCAAGGTCCAGCCGGATTAAAAAAGGTACTTACGGTAACTTCTGCTGGATTCATGATGGGAAATAAAGCGGTCTTAGAGTTTGAAGAGATAACAAATAAAGTAGATGCTGCAGCTCTTGCAGGATCAATGGTCCTTATTAAAAGAGACCTTATAGGTATTGGAGAAGATGAGTATTTAGCCAGTGACCTTATCGGCATGGAGGTTATAGAACTAGACGGAGAAATCCTAGGGAAAGTAACTGATGTTTTCGAAACTCCAGCTCACGAAATATATGTGGTGAATGAGGGGTCGGAAGAGATAATGATACCTGGTATAGAGGAATTCATCAAGGATATCGATTTTGAAAAAAGAAAAATAACGGTAAAACTTATTGAGGGAATGAAACCAGAAAAGGGGTAAAATCATTGAAAATTAATATACTGACTCTTTTTCCCGAGATGTTTAACGGCTTCAAAAGTGAAAGTATCATAAGAAGAGCCATCGAAGGAGAATTCCTCCAGATAAATGTCATAGATATAAGATCTTTCTGCTATGATAAGCACAAACAGGCTGATGACCTCCCTTTCGGAGGCGGTGCAGGGATGGTTTTAAAACCTGAGCCTCTTTTTAGAGCCCTTGAAAACACAACTGGAAAGGTAATCTATACATCTCCACAGGGAAAACGATTCGATCAGAAGATGGCAATAGAACTATCTGAAGAAGATGAGATCACAATAATAGCAGGGCACTATGAGGGAATAGATGAAAGAGTTGTAGAGGAAAAAGTCGACTTTGAAATCTCCATAGGAGATTTTGTCCTGACAGGAGGGGAACTTCCTGCCATGGTTATAGCTGATGCCATTGCAAGGCTTATACCTGGGGTTATAAAAAAGGACTCCTACGAAAATGACTCTTTTTACAACGGGCTCCTAGACCATCCTCATTATACAAGGCCTGCAGAGTATAGGGGTAAAAGTGTCCCCGAAGTACTTCTTTCTGGGCACCATAAAAACATCGATGAGTGGAGGCTGAAACAAAGCCTCAAAAGAACTTTTATCAGAAGACCGGATATTTTAGAGGGCAGAGAGTTCACAAAACTTGAAAAAAAACTAATGAAAGAGATAAAAGAGGAACTTTGTAAAAAATAAGCTTCTATTCTCTTTTAAATGTTGGAATATTTTAGGAGGAAAGTTATGATTTATAAATTAGGAGATCTTACACCATCAATTGGAAAAAATAACTTTATTGCTGAGAATGCCACGGTTATAGGAGACGTCAGAACTGGAAACAATGTGAGCATTTGGTTCAATGCAGTTTTAAGAGGAGATTTAGCCCCTATAATCATCGGTGACGACAGCAATGTCCAGGATAATGTTACCCTCCATGTAGATCATGATACTCCTGTAGAAATTGGAAACGGAGTTACAATAGGGCACAACGCCATAATTCACGGGTGTAAGATAGAAGACAACTGTGTTATCGGTATGGGAGCTACTCTTTTAAATAAAGTTATTATTCCCAAAAACTGCCTTGTAGCAGCAGGATCCGTTGTTGGTCCTAAGCTAAAGATAGAGGAAGGGGACCTTGTAGTGGGTAATCCAGCAAGAATAGCTAGAAAACTTTCCAAGGAGAATATAGCTTATCTTTCAAAAACTAAAAATATATACATTGAAGATATAGAGGTTTACCTAACACAGCTTGAAAAAATCAAGTAAGGAGAGAAAATGAGAGAGAATATATATTTAGGACTGGTTCACTATCCAGTTTACAATAAAAAATCAGACGTTGTATGCACTTCTGTTACAAATTTTGATATACATGATATCTCAAGGACGTGCAAGACTTATGATGTAAAAGGTTATCATATAATTGTCCCTTTAGATGCTCAAAAAGAACTTACAAACAGAATATTAGGATACTGGCAGGAAGGCTTTGGTGCCAATCACAACAAGGACAGAGAAGAAGCTTTTTCCTCTACATGTGTAAGTGAATCTATAGAGAAAACCATTGAGCTAATAGAAAAAGAAGAGGGAAAAAAACCTCTGATAATAACAACATCTGCTAAAATTTATCCAAACTCCATCTCATACAAAGATCTTTCTCAGAAGATCATGGATGATGACAATGTGTACCTTCTACTCTTTGGTACAGGATGGGGTCTGACAGAAGAAGTTATGAATTCGTCTAAATATATTTTAGAACCCATCAGAGGAAATACAAAATATAACCATCTTTCAGTAAGATCGGCTGTTTCAATTATTTTAGACAGGCTGCTGGGAGAAAATTAAAACACAGGAGCCATAAAGGGCTCCTTTTTTCTAATGAAAGGGTATGATGTAATGTGTATAAAAATAAAGTCAAAATAAAACCCCGTAGAAATATTTTTGAATCTATTGGAGTAAAAAATATTGATATCACAGAGATAGTGGTATATGAAAGGGAGAAAAAAATAGAGTTAAACTGCCTGGTTTCAACTACTTCAAGCTTAAAGGAACTAGATATTCTTGAGAATTCTCTGGCTGATAAATTTGGACAAGAGGCAGACTTTCATTTTGAACTAGAATTTTTAAATAAAGAGATCACTAAGGTTGACTTAAAAGAGATCGTAGAGAGAATCATCAGAGAGATCAAAAGAAAAAATGCAATTTCTAGATCTTTTCTATATCTTTACAGAATAAGCATACAAAATGAACATATTGACATTGAGCTGAAGAATGAGACTGCTGTGGATATTCTTTTAGAATCAAACATTCATGAAAAGCTAAATCACAGGTTAAAAAGGTATGGAATAAGAAATTTTGAGGTAAGGCTTGTGTCTGGAGATTTTACAAAAGAGCTGCAGGAAGTAGACAATTCCATAATAAAAATCGAAAAAGAACTTGAGAAAAAAATAGTCTCTGAAGAGGCCAAAGGAGCACCTGTCAAAAAAGCTGCGCCTGTAACTACATCAGAAAGTGGAGACGTAGTTATAGGTAAAATTATAAAAGGAAAAACCATATCTTTTGAAGCCTTTGGAGAGATATATGACGGTGAAAATTGTGTCCTAGAAGGACAGCTCTTCTCCATTGAAAAAAGAGATCTTAAAAGTGGGAAAGTTCTTGTC
Encoded proteins:
- a CDS encoding NFACT family protein; amino-acid sequence: MLYLDGISINKLKDELSEVLTGRKITKVFQYSRLSTSIFFGKLNMFFSCNASLPVCYLKDNKENAPETPMSFSLNLRKYLLNSIITEVSQLGYDRILVFKFRKLNELGEYKEYMLYFEIMGKHSNLILTAKDGEILDLMKKFSLEENKLRVLLPGAKYSQPVTEKKISPADIPREKLEEMIGRPKEMVKSIEGLGMVAAKAIETTSDFFEVLNNKGTPTVYYKNRKITLASVFQVKNADFDRKEEFETINKMINFYIEATKSSESYNNLYSSLLNVVEKEIKKNKRTLKILEKEMDKNRKHEKSKEIGDILAANLYSIKRGQKEAVLFDFYNNCETTIILNPNFSPKENLDRYYKKYNKLKRGFEFNLKRYQEVKNEIDYLQGVKSFLEESSTMENLNTIKDELVAGKYIKAVKTLKKKKTAPLNYGIIEFEEYQILYGRNNLENDNLSFKIADRNDMWLHSKEVPGSHVIIRWNGEFTEEVIFKGAEVAAFYSKTLPGEKVLIDYTLKKYLNKPKGGKPGFVTYNNQESILVVKPESI
- a CDS encoding MarR family winged helix-turn-helix transcriptional regulator; the encoded protein is MVLEKVNIVLEDFYKLFYETEDLALKQGIKCLTHTELHVIEAIGSDSLTMNELSDRLGITMGTATVAISKLSEKGFINRMRSDLDRRKVFVSLSRKGDEALNYHTNYHNMIMSSITKNIDSKDIEVFVDVFEKILKNLREKIDYFKPNPITDFPKNYLVSVIDIKGTPIIRAFFKDHGIEIYSVIKIISNNHKTITVEKEDGSLLEINALDAKNLIAVKKES
- the rpe gene encoding ribulose-phosphate 3-epimerase is translated as MIKVAPSILSADFSKLGEEITSITEAGADMIHIDVMDGMFVPNISFGPVVIKSIRDKSDLCFDVHLMIESPERYIDDFVKAGADLITVHAESTTHLHRTIQQIKAHGVKAAVSLNPATSVESLKYIIDELDMVLLMSVNPGFGGQKFIPSTLDKIKEVRSMNADIDIQVDGGITDKTVKDCIEAGANVFVAGSYVFSGDYKERIESLKK
- the hpt gene encoding hypoxanthine phosphoribosyltransferase, with translation MSKKPWDKGISRKMYTEEQIAQRVKELGAQITADFKDKEEDLIVVCLLKGSIMFMADICREIKLPIKMDFMSVSSYGDDFESSREVKIVKDLDEKIMGKHVIVVEDIIDSGLTLKKVLKLLGSRAPASVSLCTLLNKEVRREADVEVQYIGFDIEDEFVLGYGLDFKQEYRNIPYVAVMGPLD
- the rimM gene encoding ribosome maturation factor RimM (Essential for efficient processing of 16S rRNA) — encoded protein: MSDLLNVAKISGTHHLKGAVKVVSHMDDIELLIGNKVIVQGPAGLKKVLTVTSAGFMMGNKAVLEFEEITNKVDAAALAGSMVLIKRDLIGIGEDEYLASDLIGMEVIELDGEILGKVTDVFETPAHEIYVVNEGSEEIMIPGIEEFIKDIDFEKRKITVKLIEGMKPEKG
- a CDS encoding gamma carbonic anhydrase family protein, which encodes MIYKLGDLTPSIGKNNFIAENATVIGDVRTGNNVSIWFNAVLRGDLAPIIIGDDSNVQDNVTLHVDHDTPVEIGNGVTIGHNAIIHGCKIEDNCVIGMGATLLNKVIIPKNCLVAAGSVVGPKLKIEEGDLVVGNPARIARKLSKENIAYLSKTKNIYIEDIEVYLTQLEKIK
- a CDS encoding DUF4911 domain-containing protein; translated protein: MQSYEFFVDSEKRHIDFINKIIEAYEGIGVVRTLDASLGLIKIICTDDFKDFVRKVLEDLDSRGITARITEEGPWKGEL
- the rsmA gene encoding 16S rRNA (adenine(1518)-N(6)/adenine(1519)-N(6))-dimethyltransferase RsmA; translation: MSFKHKKKFGQNFLTNQGEVLKKIMEVSGVEESDVILEIGPGEGALTELLLEASSKVNCVEIDRDLEKILIKKFDKNPKFNLIMQDVLTVDFDKQIGEKVKVVANIPYYITSPIINKLIENRKYVDEIYIMVQKEVAERICAKSGKERSTLTLAVEYFGDAEYLFTIPKEFFQPVPKVDSAFMSIKLRKDNSRIEEIPEDTFFKYVKASFSNKRKNLLNNLSTLGIAKDIVREKLESAEIDGKRRAETLSIDEFMNLIRVFEK
- a CDS encoding thioesterase family protein, translating into MNSKLNQAATLHRVYYNETDQMGRVYHGNFVNWMEKGRTEWLRSKGISYKELENIGVFLPVKDIGIEYFLPVEYDDVVKINAKAECITRLKVEFKYEITDESGERLYARGKSTNIFTGKNGKPKRIDNEFLSIIREEK
- a CDS encoding KH domain-containing protein, whose translation is MEKLEKLLYYVVSQMVKTETDIRITYELLDDTVTFRVSVADGELGKVIGKNGLTANAIRGVMQAAGVKDKLNVNVEFLD
- a CDS encoding RNA methyltransferase encodes the protein MRENIYLGLVHYPVYNKKSDVVCTSVTNFDIHDISRTCKTYDVKGYHIIVPLDAQKELTNRILGYWQEGFGANHNKDREEAFSSTCVSESIEKTIELIEKEEGKKPLIITTSAKIYPNSISYKDLSQKIMDDDNVYLLLFGTGWGLTEEVMNSSKYILEPIRGNTKYNHLSVRSAVSIILDRLLGEN
- the rsgA gene encoding ribosome small subunit-dependent GTPase A, with amino-acid sequence MTKMQGFYYVESQGQTYECRLRGILKKTDRKDNCIVGDIVEFSEDYSITKVYERKNIIHRPLVANIDYIVIQFSAMDPKLDYERINILILNSYYYRIKPVIIINKIDLVEESDIEEIKNNLQYLKALDIDLFFVSTAENIGIEEVKSYIKGHVTAFGGPSGVGKSSILNLLQEGVTLKVGETSRKLKRGKHTTRATTLLPLKEEGFVIDTPGFSSVDLPEIENVQELIDLFPEFDLGKPCKFSNCIHVNEPGCVVKNAVENGLISKERYEFFLRCYEKLKLERWNKL
- the hpt gene encoding hypoxanthine phosphoribosyltransferase, which translates into the protein MKKHKIEVMIPREDIKRKVRELGELIEKDIKDSDNEVICIGLLKGSAIFMADLVQRIDHPVKMDFMSVSSYGSSMETSGVVKIIKDVDEDVEGKDIVIIEDIIDSGLTLNYVKKFLLSKGAASVKICTLLDKPYRRKAEVFVDYVGFEIPNEFVVGYGIDYAEFYRNLPYIGKVTLLD
- a CDS encoding PASTA domain-containing protein encodes the protein MNKRGFYISSALMLIAILFFSGNIFVKYYFNEFLIVTPDLSNFSVSEAEKLLSKESLEIKEMGEDYSQYDKGKIFSQEPKAGKVIKKGRVIKVWISRGQDKVVVPDFGGMDLSDAKATAEKLGLRLKNISYAQKNAVYNQVISSDPEAGSTVYRNKEISFLVDMKKVGAKVRMPDLIGVDISTGKRLLKSKNLIMGNIEYIQNTELESGIIVDSGIQPGIMTFEGTVVDVIINR
- the trmD gene encoding tRNA (guanosine(37)-N1)-methyltransferase TrmD; translated protein: MKINILTLFPEMFNGFKSESIIRRAIEGEFLQINVIDIRSFCYDKHKQADDLPFGGGAGMVLKPEPLFRALENTTGKVIYTSPQGKRFDQKMAIELSEEDEITIIAGHYEGIDERVVEEKVDFEISIGDFVLTGGELPAMVIADAIARLIPGVIKKDSYENDSFYNGLLDHPHYTRPAEYRGKSVPEVLLSGHHKNIDEWRLKQSLKRTFIRRPDILEGREFTKLEKKLMKEIKEELCKK